The Psychromonas sp. MME1 genome window below encodes:
- a CDS encoding alginate lyase family protein, with protein MQTLSWYIKRIKTMSPKEIIWRITSLSSALIEHYRVKCNCISQAKFIAAYQEKAPFAPPFRVFVGEINDFIPQWRPALINKADKVLQHKLSYFDLQDHDLETPINWHKDHATGMQTSLAPIMSVNYRDISKNGDCKLVWEPNRHHQLVVLARAYQVSKELKYAQGIVSQITCWLDANPYGYGMNWRNPLELGIRMINWVWAIDLMLDSGLFTGEFKRRVLQSVYLHCRDVSGKFSQGSSANNHLVGEAAGVYIAASYFSMFKEAKHWREKSKAVLEREIQAQTFIDGCSKEHGFSYQFFVFQFYLFSSQMGEWQEVRFSDDYMHTLNKLAEFIALVAQGGDNYPMVGDQDDGYVLDLGDHVHNINALCDLAGHLYGNEIFAINYEQPSESAFWLFHQRKQRKLQPLAHATTPLLSRQFIESGYFLLQAGCLDNHDQVSVLFDCAELGYTSIAAHGHADALSLVMRINGKDLLVDSGTYDYYSFPKWRDQFRKTQAHNTLEVDGLDQSVMTGPFMWEQHAHAQCLLWEPTENGGVVSGQHNGYQRLSYPLMHQRTVELNSQKKQLHIYDKIVSQGAHDIAIYFHLSEYCRDLQISDHTCRLILGENSVVISLPENLTVQSIHGEWHDDPNHPSLGWVSRGYHQRTPITALVVKGKVSGEQTFNTTIKWH; from the coding sequence ATGCAAACACTCTCTTGGTATATAAAACGTATTAAAACCATGTCGCCTAAAGAAATAATTTGGCGTATCACTTCATTGTCATCGGCACTTATTGAACATTATCGGGTCAAATGCAATTGCATATCTCAAGCAAAATTTATTGCTGCTTATCAAGAAAAGGCCCCCTTCGCGCCTCCCTTCCGTGTTTTTGTTGGTGAAATAAACGATTTCATTCCCCAGTGGCGTCCTGCGTTAATCAATAAAGCGGATAAGGTTTTACAACACAAACTTAGCTATTTTGACCTACAAGATCATGATTTAGAAACGCCTATTAATTGGCATAAAGACCATGCAACGGGGATGCAAACAAGCCTCGCCCCGATTATGTCAGTCAATTATAGGGATATTAGTAAAAATGGCGATTGCAAATTGGTTTGGGAGCCAAATCGTCACCATCAACTTGTTGTTTTGGCACGCGCTTACCAAGTTAGCAAAGAGTTAAAGTACGCACAGGGTATTGTCTCACAAATCACCTGCTGGTTAGACGCTAATCCTTACGGTTATGGCATGAACTGGCGCAACCCTCTTGAATTAGGCATCCGAATGATTAACTGGGTCTGGGCAATTGATTTAATGCTAGATTCAGGTTTATTTACTGGGGAATTTAAAAGACGCGTATTACAGTCTGTTTATTTACATTGCCGCGATGTCAGTGGTAAGTTTTCACAGGGATCATCAGCAAATAATCATTTAGTTGGAGAAGCGGCTGGCGTTTACATTGCCGCCAGTTATTTTTCTATGTTCAAAGAGGCTAAACATTGGCGAGAAAAAAGTAAAGCCGTATTAGAGAGAGAAATTCAAGCACAAACATTTATCGATGGCTGTAGTAAAGAGCATGGTTTTAGCTACCAATTTTTTGTCTTCCAGTTTTACCTATTTTCATCACAAATGGGCGAATGGCAAGAAGTTCGCTTCTCAGATGATTATATGCACACACTAAACAAACTTGCTGAATTTATCGCATTAGTTGCACAGGGGGGGGACAATTATCCGATGGTCGGCGACCAAGATGATGGCTATGTACTTGATCTGGGAGACCATGTCCACAATATCAATGCACTCTGTGACCTTGCAGGTCATCTCTATGGCAATGAAATATTTGCCATCAACTATGAGCAGCCAAGTGAATCGGCATTTTGGTTATTTCATCAACGTAAACAAAGAAAACTGCAGCCGTTGGCACATGCAACAACACCTTTGCTGTCACGCCAGTTTATAGAATCTGGATACTTTTTATTGCAAGCGGGATGTTTAGATAATCACGATCAGGTCAGTGTTTTATTCGATTGTGCCGAACTCGGCTACACTTCGATTGCAGCACATGGACACGCTGATGCACTTAGTTTGGTGATGCGAATCAACGGTAAAGATCTATTAGTCGACAGTGGCACCTATGATTATTACAGCTTTCCAAAATGGCGAGATCAGTTTAGAAAAACCCAAGCACATAATACATTGGAAGTAGACGGTTTAGACCAATCTGTCATGACGGGACCCTTTATGTGGGAACAACATGCACATGCACAATGCTTACTTTGGGAGCCAACGGAGAACGGTGGAGTCGTATCGGGTCAACACAATGGTTACCAGAGACTATCTTATCCATTAATGCATCAACGAACAGTAGAATTAAATTCACAGAAAAAACAATTGCATATTTACGACAAGATTGTATCGCAAGGCGCGCATGATATAGCCATCTATTTTCATCTATCGGAATATTGCCGCGACCTACAAATATCAGACCACACTTGCCGCTTAATTTTAGGAGAAAACAGCGTTGTTATCTCACTGCCTGAAAATTTAACCGTACAAAGCATTCACGGAGAATGGCATGACGACCCCAACCATCCATCATTAGGCTGGGTAAGTCGCGGTTACCACCAACGCACGCCCATAACCGCGCTGGTCGTTAAAGGAAAAGTTAGCGGAGAGCAAACATTTAACACCACCATTAAGTGGCATTAA
- a CDS encoding GNAT family N-acetyltransferase — protein MIKVITEWRDFDSLKDDWEALLRQSDADNIFLTWEWINCWQKAQEAPLKPYIIVIQEDLKPIAIAPFYMQMYRLVNLVTYKALRCLGDKNSGAEYANFIVKAERSDELKTLLWGSLLSPERKDDWDFIWFSNISAWTKGGETLLQSLANVKKLHSHRRKVEFAQTYLNAWPTDFLPKLSKSLRTNIRQTSRRLDKTGPWKIVVSDMVDDISETLEMLFQLHNKHWANAGGGTFQRRPELVDFYRHFVPLALKKGWLWLLRLESQGEIQAMQLGYVYNNQFLAIQEGYNPDFIPGIGQVLRHYSFNQCLREGLDCYDFLGVYTDHKRRWLAEKKLGVNLFIWQNKMKNTPFAVKEIWPTGRYLQPL, from the coding sequence GTGATTAAAGTCATTACAGAGTGGCGAGATTTCGATTCTCTCAAAGATGATTGGGAGGCTTTACTGAGGCAATCAGATGCAGACAATATTTTTCTCACTTGGGAGTGGATTAATTGCTGGCAAAAGGCGCAGGAAGCCCCACTAAAACCCTATATTATTGTCATTCAAGAAGATCTCAAACCGATTGCAATCGCCCCATTCTATATGCAAATGTATCGATTGGTAAATTTAGTAACTTATAAAGCATTGCGCTGTCTTGGTGACAAAAATTCTGGAGCTGAATATGCGAATTTCATTGTTAAAGCCGAGCGGAGTGATGAGCTAAAAACTTTATTATGGGGCAGTTTATTGAGCCCTGAGCGCAAAGATGATTGGGATTTTATCTGGTTCAGTAATATCTCTGCTTGGACAAAGGGGGGAGAGACCCTGCTTCAATCGCTGGCGAACGTTAAAAAGCTGCACAGTCATCGCCGTAAAGTTGAGTTTGCGCAAACGTATTTAAACGCGTGGCCCACCGATTTTTTGCCTAAATTGTCGAAGAGTTTACGCACGAATATTCGCCAAACTAGCCGTCGTTTGGATAAGACTGGTCCATGGAAAATTGTGGTTAGTGACATGGTTGACGATATAAGTGAAACCCTTGAAATGTTATTTCAATTACATAATAAACATTGGGCGAATGCGGGTGGCGGGACGTTTCAAAGACGTCCTGAATTGGTTGATTTCTATCGTCACTTTGTGCCGTTGGCGCTAAAAAAAGGGTGGTTATGGTTGCTTAGACTTGAGAGTCAGGGTGAAATTCAAGCGATGCAGCTCGGTTATGTCTATAACAATCAGTTTTTGGCCATTCAAGAAGGTTACAATCCCGATTTTATACCGGGAATAGGGCAAGTTTTACGCCATTATTCGTTTAATCAATGTCTTCGAGAAGGGCTCGACTGTTATGATTTTTTAGGCGTTTATACCGACCATAAAAGGCGCTGGCTTGCCGAGAAAAAATTGGGGGTTAACCTTTTCATTTGGCAAAATAAAATGAAAAACACCCCCTTTGCGGTAAAAGAAATATGGCCTACGGGACGTTATCTACAACCATTGTAA
- the wecB gene encoding non-hydrolyzing UDP-N-acetylglucosamine 2-epimerase, translating into MAIKVLTIFGTRPEAIKMAPLVDALSKDTEFESKVCVTAQHREMLDQVLELFSITPDYDLNIMKAGQSLSDITSKILLGLAPIMSEFKPQMVLVHGDTSTTLSAALAAFYQQIPVGHVEAGLRTYNLNSPWPEEGNRKLTGAITELHFAPTVSSQANLLNEGIATEKIAVTGNTVIDALMMVTDKLNNNAQLTDSLATQFPQLEADKKLILVTGHRRESFGNGFERICEALAEVASKHAEIQIVYPVHLNPNVREPVNRILHGHSNIHLIEPLDYLPFVYLMNKSYLILTDSGGIQEEAPSLGKPVLVMRDVTERPEAVMAGTVQLVGTDKQKIVSNIDHLLQDQLLYSKMSKAHNPYGDGHACKHILEKIKQHFSN; encoded by the coding sequence ATGGCTATAAAAGTATTAACTATTTTTGGTACCCGACCAGAAGCCATAAAAATGGCCCCCCTTGTTGATGCATTGAGTAAAGATACAGAATTTGAAAGTAAAGTCTGTGTTACCGCTCAACATAGAGAGATGCTTGATCAAGTTCTCGAGTTGTTTAGCATCACACCAGATTATGACCTTAACATTATGAAAGCGGGTCAATCTCTATCGGATATCACAAGCAAGATTTTACTTGGTCTCGCCCCTATTATGAGCGAGTTTAAACCCCAAATGGTCTTAGTCCATGGGGATACCTCCACCACATTATCAGCTGCATTAGCTGCGTTTTATCAGCAAATCCCTGTCGGTCATGTTGAAGCGGGTTTACGTACTTACAATTTAAACTCCCCTTGGCCAGAAGAGGGAAACCGTAAACTAACCGGTGCTATTACCGAACTTCATTTTGCACCAACAGTAAGCTCCCAAGCTAATCTACTCAATGAAGGAATCGCGACTGAGAAGATTGCCGTGACGGGTAATACCGTAATCGATGCATTAATGATGGTCACTGACAAACTCAACAATAATGCCCAATTAACAGACTCTCTCGCGACTCAGTTTCCACAATTAGAGGCCGATAAAAAACTGATTTTGGTAACGGGACATAGAAGAGAAAGTTTTGGTAATGGGTTTGAACGAATCTGCGAAGCATTAGCCGAAGTTGCCAGTAAACATGCAGAGATACAAATTGTATATCCCGTGCACCTTAATCCGAATGTCAGAGAGCCTGTGAACAGAATTTTGCACGGGCACAGTAATATACATTTAATTGAACCGCTAGATTACCTTCCTTTCGTCTACTTAATGAATAAATCTTATTTAATTTTGACCGACTCAGGTGGTATTCAAGAAGAGGCCCCAAGCTTAGGAAAACCGGTATTAGTCATGCGTGATGTAACAGAGCGTCCAGAAGCGGTCATGGCCGGTACGGTTCAATTGGTGGGTACCGATAAACAAAAAATCGTCTCTAACATTGACCATTTATTACAAGATCAACTCCTTTACAGTAAAATGAGTAAAGCCCATAACCCCTATGGAGATGGGCACGCTTGTAAACATATACTCGAAAAAATAAAGCAACATTTCAGCAATTAA
- the wecC gene encoding UDP-N-acetyl-D-mannosamine dehydrogenase, with translation MDSVISNVKVPTSTFKKVSVIGLGYIGLPTAAIIASRGVEVVGVEVNQTAVETINAGKIHIVEPDLDIVVRSVVSTNSLRAVTIAEPADAFIVAVPTPFIHSNDDSHQPDLSYIKSAANTIAPVLEKGNLVILESTSPVGTTEKLAAWLAEARPDLSFPQDKEDDADIKIAYCPERVLPGHVLQELVSNDRVIGGMSKTCSDLAVELYRIFVRGECIITNARTAEMAKLTENSFRDVNIAFANELSVISDKLKINVWELIALANRHPRVNILNPGPGVGGHCIAVDPWFIVDSCPEEAQLIRQARLTNDHKPHYVVKQVIQAADEFKRPVIACLGLSFKADIDDLRESPALQIVEQLMEKNIGQLLAVEPNIKSLPQYLQTAGVKFATLKSALEEANVIVILVDHHEFKTADKTQFATKVVIDTRGIL, from the coding sequence ATGGATAGTGTAATAAGTAACGTTAAAGTACCGACTTCAACATTCAAAAAAGTTTCCGTTATTGGCCTCGGTTATATAGGCCTACCAACGGCGGCGATTATCGCTTCTAGGGGCGTGGAAGTGGTAGGCGTAGAAGTCAATCAGACCGCGGTAGAGACCATTAATGCGGGAAAAATACATATTGTTGAGCCTGACTTAGATATTGTTGTTCGTAGTGTGGTTTCGACGAATAGCTTAAGAGCAGTTACCATTGCCGAGCCAGCAGATGCATTTATCGTTGCCGTCCCGACCCCCTTCATTCATAGTAATGACGATAGCCATCAACCCGACCTTAGTTACATAAAGTCCGCAGCAAATACTATCGCTCCCGTATTAGAAAAGGGAAATTTGGTTATTCTAGAATCGACATCTCCAGTGGGTACAACGGAAAAACTCGCCGCTTGGCTTGCAGAGGCGCGTCCCGATTTATCGTTTCCACAGGATAAGGAAGATGATGCCGACATTAAAATCGCTTATTGTCCTGAACGAGTCTTACCTGGACATGTATTGCAAGAGCTTGTCTCTAATGATCGCGTTATTGGTGGCATGAGTAAAACCTGCAGCGATCTAGCCGTAGAGTTGTACCGCATTTTTGTTCGCGGAGAGTGCATTATCACTAATGCTCGCACCGCTGAAATGGCAAAATTAACTGAAAACTCTTTTCGAGATGTCAATATCGCTTTTGCGAATGAACTGTCAGTAATAAGTGATAAGTTAAAGATCAACGTTTGGGAGTTAATCGCACTGGCGAACCGCCACCCTCGCGTGAACATTTTAAATCCAGGCCCAGGCGTAGGTGGACATTGTATCGCCGTTGATCCTTGGTTTATTGTTGATAGCTGTCCAGAAGAGGCCCAGCTGATTAGACAAGCGCGCTTAACCAATGATCACAAACCACACTATGTCGTAAAACAAGTTATACAGGCAGCAGATGAATTCAAGCGCCCAGTTATTGCCTGCCTTGGCTTATCATTCAAAGCCGATATTGACGATTTACGAGAAAGCCCTGCATTACAAATCGTTGAACAATTAATGGAAAAAAATATCGGGCAACTACTCGCTGTAGAGCCAAATATCAAATCATTACCTCAATACTTACAAACTGCAGGCGTCAAATTTGCCACATTAAAAAGCGCATTAGAGGAAGCCAATGTGATTGTAATACTTGTTGATCACCACGAATTTAAGACTGCAGATAAAACGCAATTTGCAACTAAAGTAGTTATTGATACACGAGGAATACTATAA
- the prsK gene encoding XrtA/PEP-CTERM system histidine kinase PrsK — protein sequence MMDYYSKLTLYSYLIACVEIALALTALIKIENIKIKLSFSLLAIFTAIWHVSLTNNPFYTIPTSYQFQLLEILRYMAWSFVLIYLLMYAQKKRLPLYWSILLYGSIAIACALWVSGIDNELAPLLHLKSWLYIKIVLCLATIVIAEQLFRYKHASRVGKLVALIAITLLSYDMLVFCNLLLFSYENQNLWYARGFISSATSLILALSIIIYPFHQRQDNKFQFSRSIIIFNTSFILAGIFLIFMSLLGIVVRFFNVEWAAVIQILLYVMALFAIAALSCMERFRELVTVWVSKNFFNKKYDYQKQWIDLDALLSQKRKDNNGYEIALATITTLFKCKSGGIWLKGPQFYSPIALKNFQLPASRAIEVNNSQFIELMAADEWVFQAPRYTGKHDSFNNKYLPKWFVDTKDAWVIVPLNTHEGLIGFAVLCKETINSSLTWEDLDILKLTGRQIASYISNHQASEKLIQNQQFDLFNKITAFAVHDIKNLIAQQSLMIKNAEKFKSHPDFLNDVILTISNSVEKMDQLLVKLQGNPHGKLESVNVNELLQNAIDMNASHLPIPALAIDGPNAFVMADKDKLQMALYHLIKNAQDATPDDGRITIKLSSESQALWLEVKDSGCGMDKTFIKEQLFKPFSSTKQDQGMGIGAYQIRELIHSLQGEVFVDSVVGKGTKFTIYLPLNGAEKKTDELHLQK from the coding sequence ATGATGGATTATTACTCAAAGCTAACACTATACAGCTACTTAATCGCCTGTGTCGAAATTGCATTGGCGTTGACGGCTCTCATAAAGATAGAAAATATAAAAATAAAACTGAGTTTTTCTCTCCTAGCCATTTTCACCGCTATTTGGCATGTTAGCTTAACTAATAATCCCTTTTACACCATTCCCACTAGTTATCAATTCCAACTACTTGAAATACTGCGTTACATGGCTTGGTCCTTTGTACTTATATATCTACTGATGTATGCACAAAAAAAACGCCTTCCATTATACTGGTCAATTTTATTATATGGATCAATAGCAATCGCTTGTGCGCTATGGGTGAGTGGGATAGACAATGAATTAGCCCCATTATTGCATTTAAAATCATGGCTATATATAAAAATAGTTCTCTGTTTAGCCACCATTGTTATTGCTGAACAACTGTTTAGATATAAACACGCTAGTCGCGTTGGTAAATTAGTCGCGCTAATCGCTATCACACTGCTCTCCTATGACATGTTGGTTTTCTGCAATTTATTGCTATTTAGTTATGAAAATCAGAATCTTTGGTACGCAAGGGGATTCATTAGTTCCGCTACTTCATTGATCCTGGCTTTATCGATTATTATCTATCCTTTCCATCAGCGTCAGGATAACAAATTTCAATTTTCACGGTCGATCATCATTTTTAACACCAGCTTTATATTGGCCGGCATTTTCTTGATTTTCATGTCCTTACTCGGGATTGTAGTTAGGTTTTTTAATGTAGAGTGGGCTGCGGTGATACAAATCCTGCTATATGTTATGGCACTATTTGCAATCGCAGCACTTTCATGCATGGAGCGATTTCGCGAGCTAGTTACCGTTTGGGTCAGTAAAAATTTCTTTAATAAGAAATATGACTATCAAAAACAATGGATTGATTTAGATGCACTGCTTTCACAAAAACGTAAGGATAACAACGGCTATGAAATAGCATTAGCTACGATAACCACGCTATTCAAATGTAAAAGTGGTGGGATTTGGCTTAAAGGGCCACAATTTTATTCCCCAATCGCATTAAAGAACTTTCAATTACCTGCTTCACGAGCGATTGAAGTGAATAATAGCCAATTTATTGAATTAATGGCTGCAGATGAATGGGTCTTTCAGGCTCCTCGATATACGGGTAAACATGACTCATTTAATAACAAATATTTACCCAAATGGTTTGTCGATACAAAAGATGCTTGGGTAATCGTCCCTTTAAATACACATGAAGGGCTAATTGGCTTTGCAGTATTATGTAAGGAGACGATAAATTCATCCTTAACTTGGGAAGATTTAGACATATTAAAATTAACTGGGCGACAAATTGCGAGTTATATTAGCAACCATCAAGCATCAGAAAAATTAATTCAAAATCAGCAATTTGATCTGTTTAACAAAATAACCGCTTTTGCCGTTCACGATATAAAAAACCTTATTGCACAGCAGAGTTTAATGATTAAAAATGCAGAGAAGTTCAAGTCTCACCCTGATTTTCTTAACGATGTCATATTAACAATCTCCAACTCAGTTGAAAAAATGGATCAGCTATTGGTAAAACTACAGGGTAACCCACATGGAAAACTAGAGTCTGTCAATGTCAACGAACTCTTACAAAATGCCATTGACATGAATGCATCTCATCTCCCCATACCAGCACTAGCTATAGATGGGCCAAATGCCTTTGTCATGGCAGATAAGGATAAGTTACAAATGGCACTCTACCATTTGATTAAAAATGCTCAAGACGCCACTCCGGATGATGGGCGCATTACGATAAAATTGAGCAGTGAAAGCCAGGCACTATGGTTAGAAGTCAAGGATAGCGGTTGCGGCATGGACAAAACCTTTATTAAAGAGCAATTATTCAAACCCTTTTCTAGTACTAAACAAGATCAAGGAATGGGAATCGGCGCATATCAGATTCGAGAACTGATCCACTCATTGCAAGGAGAGGTTTTTGTTGATAGTGTTGTGGGGAAAGGCACAAAATTCACAATTTATTTACCCTTAAATGGCGCTGAAAAAAAAACAGATGAACTACACTTACAAAAATAA
- a CDS encoding XrtA/PEP-CTERM system exopolysaccharide export protein: MEKILLLMLSLCLITSCSTSLEAPKENTIEADIETVEYRIGVADQLYVNVWQNPDLSLSVPVRPDGRISVPLVGDEKAVGLSAEELAAQLKTKLNKFIRNPEVTVIVTSPVSAEFLSRVRITGAVQAPLSIPYRQGMTVLDLLLQAGSLTPFANGDKAVLYRKTKGGTKRYAIQLNSIIKNGDITTNYELRPSDIIIVPESVF; this comes from the coding sequence ATGGAAAAAATATTACTGTTAATGCTAAGCCTTTGTTTAATAACAAGCTGTTCCACATCATTAGAAGCCCCTAAAGAAAATACAATAGAAGCTGACATTGAAACAGTAGAATACCGAATCGGGGTGGCAGATCAACTATATGTTAATGTGTGGCAGAATCCAGACTTGTCATTAAGCGTACCAGTTCGACCCGATGGCCGTATTTCAGTTCCCCTTGTTGGTGACGAAAAAGCCGTGGGTCTCTCCGCAGAAGAGTTAGCCGCACAGTTAAAAACAAAACTTAATAAGTTCATCCGCAACCCAGAAGTTACGGTCATTGTCACCTCCCCCGTAAGCGCTGAATTTTTGTCGCGAGTACGTATTACAGGGGCCGTTCAAGCACCACTTTCAATTCCATACAGACAAGGTATGACCGTGCTTGATCTGTTATTACAAGCGGGTAGCTTAACCCCCTTTGCGAACGGAGATAAAGCCGTTTTATATCGCAAAACTAAGGGGGGTACAAAACGCTACGCAATACAACTCAACAGCATAATCAAAAATGGTGATATAACCACCAACTACGAGCTACGCCCTTCAGATATTATTATTGTCCCAGAGAGTGTTTTTTAA
- a CDS encoding XrtA system polysaccharide chain length determinant, whose product MEINEIFKYIAVLWREISLRKFKAIFLITLISFAILAAGIFKPSEYNSEVTIFADTQNVIKPLLGKQTSVTNVKQNRTDQVRDVIYSPRQLNKVIDRVYGKSIYPTAASREKKLTELRQKLQVEGMSGNYIKISYSDNNADMTFRLLNEVVLLFVEDSANTKRDESRSAYNFIEQQVASYKEQLLLAEEKLKTFKSTHLDGTEAEVEARISDLRNEIEHLKIEEMESLTRISSLQKQLRSQDKFSANDYEASLYHARLKERQQYLNNLLLTYKDDYPEVLEVRYQISDIKKNINDLQNRETTTTNGNNEFNPLYQELSSKLATAQVAHNTIQNRLSAFKKLLDEAYERRKRIANNQAELAELNRDNTVIKALYEDMLANKEKARLSMVLDIEGQGVNYKIQEPASYPTVPSGPRFLHFVAAGPFIGILFLIAIFIAKILLDNKIRFASQLAVFTNTPLLVTIKHSLNHSERKKKRINNIALFIYMLFAMTFYITIAVAHKYDVPIRELFTPLYSQLMEMIK is encoded by the coding sequence ATGGAAATTAATGAAATATTCAAATATATAGCGGTACTGTGGCGAGAAATATCCCTTCGTAAATTTAAAGCGATATTTCTCATTACCTTAATAAGCTTTGCCATCCTCGCTGCAGGTATATTTAAACCCTCAGAGTATAATAGTGAAGTCACTATTTTCGCTGATACGCAAAATGTCATCAAACCGTTGCTGGGTAAGCAAACATCGGTCACGAACGTAAAACAGAATAGAACCGATCAAGTTCGCGACGTTATATACTCCCCCAGACAATTAAATAAAGTCATAGACCGAGTGTATGGCAAAAGCATTTACCCAACAGCAGCAAGTCGTGAAAAAAAACTGACCGAATTAAGACAAAAATTACAAGTTGAAGGCATGTCAGGTAATTATATTAAAATTTCCTATTCTGATAATAATGCCGATATGACCTTTAGATTACTTAACGAAGTGGTTTTATTATTCGTTGAGGACAGCGCAAACACTAAGCGAGATGAAAGTCGCAGCGCCTATAACTTTATAGAACAGCAAGTAGCAAGTTACAAAGAGCAATTATTACTGGCAGAAGAAAAATTAAAAACGTTCAAATCAACCCATTTAGATGGCACAGAGGCGGAAGTTGAGGCTCGCATCTCTGATTTACGTAATGAGATTGAACATTTAAAAATTGAAGAAATGGAAAGTCTTACACGAATATCTTCCTTACAAAAGCAGTTGCGCTCGCAGGATAAGTTTTCTGCAAATGACTATGAAGCATCTCTGTATCACGCTCGACTAAAAGAGCGCCAACAATATCTAAATAATTTACTGCTCACCTATAAAGACGATTACCCTGAAGTGCTCGAGGTACGTTATCAAATAAGTGACATCAAAAAAAATATCAATGACTTACAAAACAGAGAAACAACCACCACCAATGGAAATAACGAATTCAACCCTCTGTATCAAGAACTTAGCAGTAAACTTGCAACGGCTCAAGTGGCTCACAATACCATTCAAAACCGACTTTCAGCCTTTAAGAAATTACTCGATGAGGCCTATGAGCGACGCAAACGAATTGCTAACAATCAAGCCGAATTGGCTGAGTTAAATAGGGATAACACGGTTATCAAAGCGTTATATGAAGATATGCTTGCCAATAAAGAGAAGGCCCGCCTATCAATGGTGCTCGATATCGAAGGACAAGGTGTTAACTATAAAATTCAAGAGCCAGCAAGCTACCCAACAGTGCCTTCGGGACCAAGGTTTCTACACTTTGTGGCTGCGGGTCCTTTCATCGGCATTTTATTTCTGATTGCAATATTTATAGCAAAAATATTATTGGATAATAAAATTCGTTTTGCTTCTCAACTTGCTGTTTTTACAAACACTCCTCTTCTGGTTACGATTAAGCACAGCCTGAACCACTCGGAAAGAAAAAAGAAGCGCATTAATAATATCGCTTTATTCATTTATATGCTTTTTGCAATGACATTTTATATAACGATTGCTGTAGCACATAAATATGATGTACCAATCAGGGAGCTATTTACGCCATTATATAGCCAATTAATGGAGATGATTAAATGA
- a CDS encoding AAA family ATPase, with product MTVKNSNLQFSDVNEPPITAIAMKNDSRKQIRNMNDEWLLTPTELDELKIIYPGCQDDKSINDYRELRTKLLKISNNENFVCMVSGINKGAGTTHIAVNLAASIALDHSKTALIIDCNSYSPALNDYLKETPELGLSNFLEEETDEIEDIIYPSGIRRIRIIPAGVRTEHAAENFSSEKMEQFIAMAKKRYPDRYIILDTPPIGHYAESQILASICDMAILVVGYGQVSTSQVQMGIDLISSDKLAGIILNNK from the coding sequence ATGACAGTTAAAAATTCAAATTTACAGTTCTCTGATGTAAATGAACCCCCCATTACAGCAATTGCTATGAAAAACGATAGCCGTAAACAAATTCGTAATATGAATGATGAATGGCTATTAACACCAACGGAACTTGATGAACTTAAAATTATTTATCCTGGCTGCCAAGATGATAAATCAATCAATGATTATCGAGAGTTGCGCACTAAGCTATTAAAAATATCAAATAACGAAAATTTTGTCTGCATGGTATCGGGTATTAACAAAGGTGCAGGCACTACCCATATTGCCGTTAATTTAGCGGCAAGTATCGCTCTGGATCACAGTAAAACAGCGTTAATCATTGATTGCAACAGCTACTCACCAGCACTGAATGATTATTTAAAAGAAACACCAGAACTCGGTTTATCCAATTTTCTCGAAGAAGAAACTGATGAAATAGAAGATATTATCTACCCATCTGGGATCAGACGCATCAGGATCATACCAGCGGGTGTAAGAACTGAACATGCGGCAGAAAATTTTTCATCGGAGAAGATGGAGCAATTTATTGCCATGGCGAAAAAACGCTATCCAGACCGCTACATTATCCTAGACACCCCCCCAATTGGGCACTATGCGGAGAGTCAAATATTAGCCTCCATCTGTGATATGGCGATTCTAGTGGTGGGCTATGGTCAAGTAAGCACATCTCAAGTGCAAATGGGTATCGACTTAATTAGTAGTGATAAACTGGCAGGCATTATTCTTAACAATAAGTGA